Within the Mucilaginibacter sp. CSA2-8R genome, the region TTTTAGGTACTGTTCCCAAAAATTCAGGAAAGCACTGAATGCAGCAAGGAAATCGCCCAATAAACGCATTACATCGGCCTTCCTATCACGTTCAAATAACTCTGGCCATTGGCGAATAGGAGCTTGAACGTTATAAAAACCAGTTGTTAATGCATTAAAGGATGCAATTCCATCAAGGATGTCTTTAAAGAATGTGACTTCTTCTTCTGATAATTGGTGAAACACGGTCAATTCGTGATTCGGACTGTTATATTTAGCCAAATTATACATACTGATAAATATAGATAATTAAAGCTTATTCTTTTTAATTGAAATTTGGCTTATAATTGGTAATGAGCTTTTATAGACTATTATTTTTTTATTCCTTTTTTGCATAGCAAATTATAAGCCCGGCATTGCGCCGGGCTTATAATCTTAAACTATAAACCGTACTTGTTTTTTAAGTAAGCATAGTTACTTGACCGTTCCTGCTCGCTGTTATCATCGCGGATGATAATTTCTGCTATTTTTGCATTGTTCAAATCTCCCAAACCGAGTCTACCTTTTCCAACGGTTAAAGGTGATCCACTCAGCATATTAGTAGACGGGTAATTACCTGATACTTTTGTGTCATTCATATAAAAATCAACATTACCATTGCCATCAGCTAACAACGTCAGGATGATAAAACTGTAGGGCACATTATCAATATTTGCACTCTTATCATACACGTTATACAATGCCTGGTTGTTATAAAAGGCGAGGTCGGCAAATAGGCCGGTTTGATCGCCCGTTAAAGAACCACCAGTGCCAATACTCATAATGTTCTGACCTTCCATTCCCTTACAAATAACCATCATATAAGTGCGTGGGCTGTTGGCTTTAATGCCGATAGGAACGGTCGTGCATAAAGGCGAGTTATTAAACTTAATAGTCGGCAAGCCGTTTAAATCAGCGGCGAGTTTAACCGGCAAAGCATTGCCCATATTAAACAAATGTTTGTTATTGCCCGATTGGTCGGCCCAGGTGAATGATGAACCGGTTACGGCAACGCCCTGGTCGGCCATATAGTGCGCAACCTTACCTACCGATGGCGTAACACCGCCATTAGCCTCCTGCGACCTGATGCCGTTGTTAATGTAGTATGGACTATCAGTTTTTCCTGCTCCCTGCGCTTTGACAAAGTACCAGTAAGGGTTACCAGGTATCATAGTAGTATCATCGAAAGACAATTCTGGACCACTATGTACCTCGACTGCATCATTAATGCTATTCCTGGTATTGCGCATGATGACGTAATTTGTTGCACCGGCTACCGCTCCAATGTTTACCGTTATCTTATTAACACCAGCAACTAATGCAAATGCCGGCGCTTTATGCTGCTGCTCTTCAGTACCGTAATATTTCCCCTTAACCACTGCCTCAATAGCTAATTGGATCTCATCCGTTTTCAGCACGTAGCCGGCATCGTTTAAATGCTGCCCATCACCTGAAAAGTAGTTTTGGTTGAAAGCGGGATCATACACACCCAAAATTGGATGACGGCCTAAATCTACCAATGCATTACATCCAAATTCGCTTTTCCATACTTGCCGCATGATCCTGTTACACTCTTGCCGCTGATTTTCGCCCGCAATAACACCTATTCCATAAGGCTTCATACAGGCCGTCATCGTCAATACAACGGTTTTAAAACCGGCATCTTTAGCAGTTGTAAAATACTGCTTAAGGTTATTGTACGTGTCCTGCACGCTTGTACCGTTCCCTATAATATCATTCACGGGGTCACCCATAAACAATACATTTTGATCGGCATCGCTTTTGTAATGGATCAGCACAAAATCGTTAAAACGTGCAATCATTTGCTCAACGCTTTGCCCTGATACAGCGGCGTTGAAAAAGCCAGTGTAATTTGAAGGTAATCGTGTTTTTAAAACGCCTATCGGGCTTTTGGTTGCCGGATCACTCGAGCCTTGTCCAAAGTTTAAGCTATTGCCGTCACTACCTAAACTAACATTACCCACTGGTGTTACTATCTCAGGCAGTACCGCAAAATTTACTGCCGCGTCATCAGCGGCTAAAAAATGATCAGTTTCAGCCTGGCTTAAAATCAAGCCGGCTGAACTTATCTCGGCTACCCCGGTAAGCTGATAAATGCCGTTAACCAATGATAGCTCTAACTTACCCTCGCTGCCTGGTGCCACAGTAGCTACCACCGGCGCTTCGGTATTGGTTGAGCTGATATTGAGCAATAACGGCTCATCACCAACCCGCGGCGGGTCAAAAGGCTGAATAGTTATAACAGCCTTTTGCTTCACCGGTGCCGGGTTGGTTTGCTGCGTACTTGCCGCAATCAAAAGTATTTGAAATGGTTTCATAGTCTACAGTCCCCATTTTGTATTTAGGTAATTCAGATTCTTCAGGCGGGCAGCATCGCTGATATCTTCGCTGATAATGATTTCAGCTATCAAGCCTTTAAAGTTTGGAATGTTGGCAGTATGTCCACCGCCCACTCTTAATGTTGCACCATCAGGCATATTTTCAGTAGATGCGTTTCCTGTTACCTGGGTATCATTGACGTAAAAGGTAATATTTCCGCTTCCGTCGTCAATCACAGTAGCTACTTGCCAGTCTAATCTATCCACGTTATTGCTTAACAATGGTCCATTCACGTGATACCCCATGCCAGGAGGATAAACGGCGATATCGGCAAACACATTTTTAGGATCATCTCCGGTTTGACCTGTACCAATACCCATAACGTTTCCGGCGCCTACCTGCGTTCTTTTGAATAGCACCATTAACATCTTTGGCGTTGCTGCTTTTATGCCAATCGCTTCTAACGAATTTAATGGTGAATTATCAAAGCTTAATACAGCTCTTCCATTTAGCCCATTAGGAACAACAACCGGCACGGCTGCGCCCTCCGCTTTCAAAGTAATATCATTGCCGGACTGGTCAAACCAGGTAAAGCCATCTGCCGAACTAACACCGGTATCTGCTCCAT harbors:
- a CDS encoding SGNH/GDSL hydrolase family protein; the protein is MKPFQILLIAASTQQTNPAPVKQKAVITIQPFDPPRVGDEPLLLNISSTNTEAPVVATVAPGSEGKLELSLVNGIYQLTGVAEISSAGLILSQAETDHFLAADDAAVNFAVLPEIVTPVGNVSLGSDGNSLNFGQGSSDPATKSPIGVLKTRLPSNYTGFFNAAVSGQSVEQMIARFNDFVLIHYKSDADQNVLFMGDPVNDIIGNGTSVQDTYNNLKQYFTTAKDAGFKTVVLTMTACMKPYGIGVIAGENQRQECNRIMRQVWKSEFGCNALVDLGRHPILGVYDPAFNQNYFSGDGQHLNDAGYVLKTDEIQLAIEAVVKGKYYGTEEQQHKAPAFALVAGVNKITVNIGAVAGATNYVIMRNTRNSINDAVEVHSGPELSFDDTTMIPGNPYWYFVKAQGAGKTDSPYYINNGIRSQEANGGVTPSVGKVAHYMADQGVAVTGSSFTWADQSGNNKHLFNMGNALPVKLAADLNGLPTIKFNNSPLCTTVPIGIKANSPRTYMMVICKGMEGQNIMSIGTGGSLTGDQTGLFADLAFYNNQALYNVYDKSANIDNVPYSFIILTLLADGNGNVDFYMNDTKVSGNYPSTNMLSGSPLTVGKGRLGLGDLNNAKIAEIIIRDDNSEQERSSNYAYLKNKYGL